The sequence below is a genomic window from Oreochromis niloticus isolate F11D_XX linkage group LG3, O_niloticus_UMD_NMBU, whole genome shotgun sequence.
ACATTTAAATGTACAGGATCATAAATTTATGCTGTCGGTCACTGCGGACTTACCTAATACAGTTATAAAGACAGTATTACTGTTCTTTGTATAACTGTTGCTCATCCTGTGACCAGAGCACTGATATTCACCACTGTGACCTGTAATTGTACATTTTAATCTGCGGTTTTTGGAATCACTGTAGTTGATAAAGTCTTGACCATCCTTCTTGATTATATATTTCCAGTCAGTGTCTTTTCCTTcattcatgtcacatttgaagaCAATGAACTCTCCAATGAAAAAAATGGACCAGTTGGGTTCAATAGTTAGCACAGCATCTAGAATCCAACACAACCACAAAGTTAACAAtatgaaacactgaaacattttatttagtCAAGAAGCAACAACATGTTcataaaaattataaatgtGTTGCAAAAATGAGCAAAACCAGAAAGTGCTTAAAACTGATGCAGTAGGTTGAGATGAATCTTtactaaatgaataaaaagaaataaataaaataaagtgaaaactgTTCAGTCACCTTGAGCGTGTCCAGTGCAGAGGAGCGTACAGAGCACTacaataaagacagaaacttCAGACATTAACAAACTAAACAATCCTTTGTTAGATAAACTAAACCAGCTCCACTCTGATCTGAGTCagtgcactaaaatctaatccAGTCTACAAACAACCATGTTGGTAACAAACATGAGAGTcctctgatcacatgacctgaaatggtacaaatgactgatgctctgttcTTCTTATCAAACGTGTTTATGGATCAGTATGAATCAAACAATAGAAGTCAGTGATGTACTCACAGAATAGGCCCAGCTCACAGAGCAAAGTGGCTCCCATCCTCACATCCAGCAGTGACACGTCTGAAAACTTCTACAACTTTCtgtaaagagagagagtgaagcagcagcacagcagataCCAACAAACTGTAAAGACCACAAACACCTTTTTTTAACTTCTGCTTCCTTTTACACAGACATACCAACAAGATCTGACCACAACATACTGTCACATGTTTATtgtctcctgctgctgcaaaGACATGTTAGGCAGATTTTTTATGAGGAGATCACAAGTTAAAGTTAAATGTGAagtcctttattttattttacacgACAAGAACAGAGCTCTGGCTGCACCTTCACATAACATAACATACTCCCTCTTGCCTCAAATACCAGGAACATTTTGGTTCTACAAGTTAATTGTTTATTTCATAATTACTTTGTGTAGTATGAATGATCATACGGGAGGTTTTTATCAGTAGGAAAAAGtgtaaaacttatgaaaatataaataaaagtccaaaatttctACTTGTGCTTGTTTGTGGTGAGCAGCAGATCAAATTGGGTAAGAATTATAAATGGCTTCATACCACGTTCAGGCCAGTGACTCATTTATGCACTCAGACACGAGCAATGACTCTGTGCTACATGCACACATTTCTGCATCTCTGCCATTTAAAGACACTTTGtatatagtttattttatgtaatattcAATATTGAACTGTACATTTAGTCTTTTTCAAGAAGAAattttttattcagtgttttcataaaagccttgtttttatgcatttactGCTAATAGGGAGAACGCATGAGGTTTAAGGCCTGGAAAAGTTTGAAACCTTTTATCCTCCacaatggaaaaaataaaaatgcgtATCACATTATCCATCTCCTAATTTTATAAATCCTGCATTCAGCTTTGCAGTCTCCAATATCAGTGAAATGCAGTCAGATGCTGCTCATTGCATGTGTTCACGTGTTACTTTTTCTGACACGCTTGCATTTAAATGCGGCTCCCCGTCTCTCTGCATACCTGGCCTGTACCACCGTCTTCAGAACGTCTGCccttcttccttctttcacataATGGTGTGATCTCAGTctttgcatgtgattggccGATGGTGTACCCATAAAAATAAAGTTCCACCTCTTCCTGCATGTATTCTCAGCAGGACTGAAGACTCAGCTCCCACACACCGACGGGCCAGACACATGAAGTCACTGCGGATGACTGTATTTTTGGGGGATAGACTAGAACATCTTACCAGAGTTATGGGAAAGGTTTTGTCATGGCTGAGATTCTACCTGTCTGGGAGGTCTCAGACtgttagttttaaaaatgatctcTCTCAGACCTGTGCTGTGAGGCATGGGGGAATaaatacaacagaaaaacactggatAAGAAGGTTCAACATTCAGAAAGTTATTTTATTGTAGACAGAACACATGCCTCCATAAACATGGATTAGGAGAGATGGCTATCATATAACAATATGGTGGCCAAATGAAAACATAAGAGTCACTACCAAAGTAATGGAGCAGTCTGGTTGCAGCtataaatatgtttgtttttttctactgactgaaagaagcagaaaaaattttcttcacacaattttttttaaaattgaaagtcttttcaaaataaagcactTAGATGCCATGTCCAAAGCACTGTAATGCACAGTTTTCAAAGCTTGAAAGTGATTTGCATCTTTTATTAGCACTTAGATTTTGAGTTCATATTATTACAATATTTAATGTTATATTGCATAGGTTCTTCTTCCCACCCATAGTTACAATATTATGAGCAAAAACCTCAGGGGGGAAATGAGGACAAGCTCTAGTGTTTTAATTACACTCTTAAAGTAAGTAaaagtttaatttatttaataacgTAGGTTAGAATATACATCAGCTGTTATGAACTACACAAGTATAGGGTCAATAAATTTACTGGGGAAAGCAACAATCTTTAAATAATCTGTTTCCATCCATCAGCTCTACAAACCACTATAACCACTAATGTTGCAGTAAAACGACATTGGCACTTCTGCACTCAGCATCCtgtaaagagaggaaaaaaacctTTTCACTGATTGCTTGTTTGTTCTTTTACTAAATTACTTAGTACAAAATGATTGGTATGTTTCATATTAAGGTTAGCATGATATATGCTCCCTGTAGGGAGCCTCTCGTACCCGTGTTCTCAGTGGTCTTCAGCTGAGGTTGAAATACACGTTCATATTTAAGTTGGACATCAGTCAGCCCTTGTTCACTCAGGATTGTCTccaactaaaagaaaaacacgaTCAATGAAAAGAATTGTTTGACATACTCTCCAGATGTAGCACACAGCTTTATACCTGTCTGTGTAACATTCAGATAACTATAATAACTAAACCATTTTTAAATCATCAGTTGGACTTTGAGGAGATACTTAAGCGttgaatttaaatatttatatttaatttctatcactttcaaaaacaaatgcacacagaACATAATGTATTAATGTATAAAAATAGAATTGACAGTCTTGCTAGACAGCAAGATCTCAGGGATGAGTTCATGAGGTCATAAATAACAGAGTGCTTCTGATGTGCTTCATTgaaaatattactcttattatatTTTTGACTCTACTCAAGACTTTTTGCATActggtattattttttttctgtaggtaGTTTTTGGTTGATGTTCTGTTTACTGTAATTTTATGAACTCTTGCAGTATAACCAGTTTCCCCTGGTGGACCCTTGAAGCTATGTTTGTACCTTCTGTAGGATTAGACTGGAAGTAGTAGAGTCAGTGAGATCCACATCAGACTGCACCTTCATCTTTATGACCGTCTTCTTTAGCTTGAGCCCTGCAGaatacaaacacagaaatataaTCTCAGCCATTATTTAgactgtcttgatgcatgctcttACATCTaggaaaggaagaagaaagTTGTTTTGGTTCATCTGAACGTTGTGTTGATTGCGATActtattatgaatattattatgtttTCTATCCAAGTTTTGACATCACATTTTTTCCAAGAACTgatttattacttttgtatttCAGGAACTTACCTCCTTGACAGATGAATGTTGCTTTCTTGTTACAGTCAGCTGGTATCCAGCGTCCCTGCTGTGTTCCTTCCACTGAAACGCAGTTTCCACTATAAGTTCCGCCTCTTTTCCAGTACCTGAAGGAGGTCTTTGTTCCATCTGACCAGTACCAGGAATCTTTAAACAGACCGAACCACACTACGTTTGTAACTGCAGCAATCGCTAAATTTGCCTGTACTGtctgcacacatgccaggtcagTGTGCTTCTGCCTGCATAGATCTTGACTGTTCTGCCAGGTTTGTCCCTGTGTGTAAACCACATACTTCTTGCTGCCATCCTGCTGAACTAAAAACATACAAGGAGAGAGGAATAAAAGGAAGTTAGACATCTTTTTTCTTCCAAGAAAAGTAGAAATCAGGTTAAGATATTTAGAGCCAGATTTACAATTAGGAGGGCCATAGTGTGGCTAGTGACAAAAaactaatatttaaaaaatgccttAAACCATTGTAATTGTGTATTGATTCATATATGTGCACACATTTAAAAGAATCACACCTGGCCTATCATTTTGTGTGCTACCCAGctaatgatttttctttctttgttttagatatgagaaatataaaaattatatttatctTGCTGTATGTAATTGCATCAGTTTACATTTGCTTTAAAAATCACTGTGTCATTTACTCACTTTCATAACACACATAAGCCATGGCTAATCCACACTGAGCATCATTCCAGAGGCCGTTATCATACATCAATCCACATGCCTCAACCCCTCCAGAGTTGCTTGGTTCACCAGAGCTCCACTGGGTGAAGCTCGCTATGCCGCTGCCATCAGACCACAGCCACCTGTTGGTCTGTCCATTGTAGAGTCCAATCCATGACGATGTCACGTTACTGTCCAGTGTGTTGATCAGCTGGTTTTCATCATCCATGTTATTTATGGTGGCCAAGTCGGTGTACTTTAATCTGCAGAAGCTCTGAGCCTCATACCAGGTCAGGGATTTATTGATGAAGTGATACTGCTGaagcactaaaaaaaaaacaacagcagattAGCCTTTCTTTCTTCAATGAAAAACCAACAAACTGCATCACCAGAGAGTATCAACTTTCTTATGCATAAATACACATCTGATTACTCAAGTTAAACCTACCaaccaaaaatatattttgtttcccATCTCATAACTGTTTTattctaaaatatattttttcagtgAGTTTGTTCCAATTATCTGTCTCGTGAAATCAAGAAACATGAAATAAGGAATTTAAGAAACAAGCTGGTTTTAAGAGATGAAAAAAGTCTGCAACTTTAAAATATTCATTGGTTGGTAAATCTGATAAACACGTCAATCCAGTAGGTCTCAGGAATATTCAGTCAGAAACAGATCTGCAATAAATGCTGGCCAAGAATTCAGTTCAGCTATGGCTCGAAATCCAATCGTCATCTTCATCTAAACTAAGTGCTGGTTGACTATTTCCAGTGCGCTGCTAACTGTGCAACCGTATGACATCACTACCCAGAGTGCATTGAGAAGTAAATCACAATGGCGGCCTACTGGTAAATCGGTTTTATGTAAAATGTGcttaaaagcaaaacatttggcGTATTTTAATACCACATATGTGTTATTGAAAGCACAGTACATATTTTAGCGCAAACATGTCTTAATAGCTGGGGTTCCCTttaaagatgggaaccaccaacccggtctgccaatcctggggtactgcccctgatttccatgcaacattgtagagtgtcaaccaagacagccctacaacatccagagcatTAAGGAACTTGGGGCGGAACTCATCCACCGCAGGGGCTCTGCAACCAAGGAGTTGCTTAACTActtcagtgacctcgcccccagAGATTGGCGGGGCATCCCcttcatccccagactctgctttctCCACGGAAgatgtgtcagtgggattaaggaggtcctcaaagtattccttccagCGCCCGAaaattttctcagtcgaagtAAGCAGCGCTCCACCTGcaatatacacagtgcaggtagagcaccgctttcccctcctgagttgcCTGActgtttgccagaatctctttgaggcagtccaaaagtctttttccatggcctctccaaactcctcccacaccccagtttttgcttcagccactgcccgcgCCACATTCCACTTGGCCTGTCGGTACCTATCAGCtacctccggagtcccacaggctaaccaagcctgaTAGGACTCTttcttcagcttggtggctcctctcacctctggtgtccaccatttgctggtaccagagcccaagccatgcgttgAGGTGAGCccaactatatctagccggtacctctcaaactcacgcactaactcaggctccttccgcaccagagaggtgacattccatgtcctaATTGCCAGTGTTGGTAGCCGGGGATCGGTCCGCCAGGACCTCCACTCCTGGCCACCGCCCGGCTCaaaatgcacccgacccctacaGTGCCTCCTGCGGGTGATGGGCCCGGCcaggccccatggactaaggcctgGCCACCAGAAGCTcaccctcgggcaccctccacGGGCCTGTCTCTGGGGTGGGGCCCCAGTAACCCTATCCCAGGCATTGTGAACTGTTCCATCAATGGTCTTGTTATAGGGgacttctgaatcgctctttgtctggtccctcacccaggaccaatttacCATAGGGGACCCTACCGGGGGGGCAAAAACCCCCAGACAACATgtcccctgggatccctggaaAACACAAACCTCTCCACCGAAATAAGATAGCGATTCGCGGAGTTAGTTAGTCgaatacaggaggaacaatgcagtttttgttctggtcgtggaacactggatcagctcttcatcctctcaaggatacttgagggtgcatgggagtttgcccaaccagtctaaatgtgttttgtggacttggagaagacattcgaccgtgtccctcggagGATGCTGTGGCGGGTGCTCCGGGAGTAATGGGTGTCTGGCctattgctacgggccattcagtCCTTACACAACCATTGCAAGAGCTTTGTCCGCATCGCCAGCAACAGGCCAGACTTGTTCCTGGTGGGTGCTCCGccagtgcccactccgggtcagggacgagttcctgtcccaagtggaggagtttaagtacctctgggtcttgttcacaagtgacgggagaagggagTGGGAGATCGACAGAGGTATTGGTGCTGTGGCCTCAGTGATCCGGACACTGTACCGGTcagttgtggtgaagagagggcTGAGTGTAAAGatgaagctctcaatttaccggtcgatttacctccctaccctcacctatggtcatgagctgtgagtagtgaggtgttccgggcatgtcccacagGGAGgcggccccggggcagacccaggatacgctggagagattatatctctcggcttgCCTGGGAACGCCTGGGTGTTCCCCCggaaaagctggaggaggtggttggggagagggaggtctgggcttctctgcttgggctgctgcccccacaacccggccccggataaacagaagaaaatggatggatggatggatggatggatggatggatggatggatggaaaaaactaaacaaaacactgactgagCTACTGCAGTGCATGCTTGTTTACCTGTTATATTGGACCCTGCTGAAAGCAGTGCAGTTCTGGTGGTGGTCATCAAATGCATTATGAAAATTCCTGCAACCCAAAGAAGAATGACTAGCACTCATCTACTGAATATTGCCATATTCAATTGATGATATATCCATACTGAAAATATATCatcttttttgttattttctatgAAGTTACAGAAAGAGTAAAAAGAGTAACTATTGTTTTACACATGtatgataataaattaatttaaaattgtACACATATCTTGACATATAGTTTTTGAATCACCTAACTAAATTCCTCAGTAATTCATTATTCAATGATCCAGTAGGTAGTAAAcatgaataataaaaagaatTGTTCATATCTAACTTATTGTAAAATGGAAAGTTACAAAAATCCTAACTTTGATATAATAATTTAccatcctttttttcttcttcttcttttttccccatttgtgCAGCGTGGCTAAATCAATTACCTTTCTATAACGATTAAACACAGTAACTGCCCTTTGATGTCGATGCCACCAATTAACTGAGCAAGTTTAACATTTCCTATAAATTGTTTTatactgtttttttatttaggcTTGCAAAAACCTTGGTGTTAGATTTGTTATAAATGCAGAGAATCATATCACATTTTGTCTCTTGGCATGTCTTTTTAATGGGGGGGGGCGGTGTTTAGAGTTCTCTAAATACCGTTTTCACatcttggctcgtgtgatttgGCTGATGATCAATAGTGGGTCCACTTCcaatagggcttaaaatctgggacacTCCACCAATTCTTCTCAGAatggaagaagcttctcagatgagagatgaaacatcgtcaagaaacttaaagaagtccagactctttccaaactccttagaTTGCACTGTACTCGGTCATAACACAGTTAAACTCTATTAATCTTGTGGAGTTTCAATGACACTGTGGGCATTGTATGTAAAATGATGCAAATGAGTCACTGGATGAAAAGATCTCTCTGACTGGCTGTCACTCGTGACAGAAATTGCTTCTTAAAACTCTGAAAACATGCATCTAAGTTTGCAAAATTTCAGTGTTTATAGACCAAGCTCACTGTTTGTTTCAAAAGTTTGGTAGCGTATTACATTGTATCACCAAGCTAAACTTTACCATTGTTATTGAGTTTCTATGATACTGTGGACTTGCATGTAAAGCCATACAAATGAGTCACTGAATATAAAAATCTCTGTGACCAGCTGTCACGCAGGCAAGAAATGACCTGTTCCAACCCTGAAAAGATGTTTCTAGGTTTTACAACATGTTTATAGACCCATATCATTGTTAGTTTAAAAAAGCTTTCAGTCATAATATTTTCACTAGTGGTATTCGATGCAGTTTTTCAGCTCCTTTACCacgaaaacatttttttcttctcagttaaataaccaaaaaaacaaaaaaattaatttcatttatgaaatcttatggggtttttttccctctttaatGAGTTTATAAGACTAAATTTGCagcaaaatttttaaaaagtttgctttgatttatttcatagttaactctttttttattttcatcattaattcacaaaaaaaattgtttttactGTTTGGATTTACCTGCACAAATTAGAGTTTTATGACCCATGGTTCAGAAGAAGTAGTctagaaaacaaaagcaaaacagcaacttAATACTCAGTTTTCTCAACTACAGCATACAACACCACATACACCATTTGGATATTTTGCAACCAGTACAGCAACAAGTACCAACAAGCAAAGAAAGTTAACGGTTGatttataaataatttataCTCAGACATATACAAGTACCTCATGTGGTTCAGTGATTTGCTTTGCTTCTGAAACCTCCGGTAAATCTGAAGGTCTTTTGATTTACACACTATGCAAAGAAATTATGCAGACACTGAAACTTATTTGTTTATAGGTGTGCCAAAAGAGATTTAAAGAGCCAGTGACTGTCATTAGGCTAGTCTAACCGGAGCTTCTGACATTAAGAAAATGAAGTAAgattacattttaatattttgctgTCTGCAATTATACATTAAAATTACACTCGTGCAAAATCATTAAGTGATTCAGAAACAGTTAACATGACATTATAGCATTAAAGCCTGCACGTTGGTGTTACATGCTTATCCAAGATGAGtcagataacacacacaaattagttaaactgcaggaatgtctcaaatatataaagacctggatgacctctaatttcctgcttctaaattcagataaaactgaggttattgtactcagcccTTAAAAtctagaaatatggtatctaaccagattcttactctggatagctttaccttggcctccagtaacactgtgaggaaccttggagtcatttttgaccaggatatgtccttcaatgcacatattaaacaaatatgtaagactgctttctttccattagcgcaacatctctaaaattagaaatatccagTCTCAGAGTGATGATGAAAAACCAGTTCATGCATttttacttccaggctggacgactgtaattcgttattatcaggaagtcctaaaaactccctgaaaagccttcagttaatgcaaaatgctgcagcaagagtcctgacagggactagaaagagagagcatatttctcctgttttggcttcccttcagtGGCTTCCTGTTACATCCAAAATTTAATTCAAAATCCTATTACACTGGATGCAGCAAACGTTTTTGATGGTGTCAGCTGTAAATTACTTCTGCATTACAAAATTTGGATCAAAACACTAAAACTCACCACAGACTGTAGTCACAATCATTGGGTTAACATCTTCAAGCACTGCACTTCACAGGGGAACAAGACAAGGGTGCCAACTTTCTTCTGCCCTTTTTCCTATCTATACTTCACTACATAACCCTCAGAACCCACAAGTATGGACTGATCTTTATATCATAAGTCctgcatgagaaaaaaaacataattttaacaCATCCTTTCTTTTTAAGGGTGCAATTAAATTCCTTGTGTGTAAATTGAACAATCCGCAGGGGTAGAAGTCTTTTGACAGTTTGGAGGCGGAGCCCAAAGAAGGCCAGGGTCCCagtgtgattggtcactttgaTGGACCCTTCAGGTTACTGGGTAAAAagagaagatcagacaccaactGTCAGAAAGACAAGCACAGCAATATTGTCATCCCCTTTGTAGGAGATTTGTCAGAAAGACTCCGGAGAGTCTTCTCCAAGCACGatatcccagtgtacttcagacacagccacacactcagacaaaagaCACTATATACCAAAGACAGAATTTCTAAACACAAATTTAACAATGTAGTGTATGCTGTATAGTCTAGTgaggaatgctcagacctctacattggagagaccaaacagccacttcataaacgcattgcacaacatagaagagccacctccacgggacaagactcggctgtccatctgcatctaaaggacaaaggtcactcttttgaggatgccaatgctcacattttggacagagaagacagatggtttgaaagaggagtaaaagaagccatttatgtccactgtgagcgaccatctttgaacagagggcggggcttacgacaccaactgtctgccatctataatccagttttgagttccctccccagacgccttgaTGCCCACTCACTTCCTGGGTCATTTGACCTTAGTGAAtaacatgatagggtggggctaggtttcacagtgGGTTCACTAGAAACCTTGAGTGATTGTGACCCACAACCATTTTCACATCTTGGCTCGTGTTATTAGATAGATGATtaatagggggtccatgactCTCTTGGGAGCActcactcccatagggcttaaaatctgggaatCTCCACCAGTtggtcttagaactgaagaagcctctcggatgagaggtgaaacatccaTAGCCTTAAatgaccatttaccatttaccatttaaggAAAGTTATAGAAGTCCGgacgcttttctttctaagctgcttagactacaatgacctggatgactgagaaccttcatagacaaccctctggggtcgacaGACGTGCTGGCGTGTCCAAATCACATGGGCAATTTAAGATGACACAGCAACAAGATACACCCACCTCGAGACCTCCCCAGGCTCTTCTGGGAGCTGGAGTCAACCAGAAAACATGTCCCAGAGCATGAgtcctctatgaagagcagcctttCCTTATCGTCAGCGGTAGCGGCCGCTACGGAGCGCTGGCAGGCTCATTTCCCTGGACCTTAAACCTGCAAATGTGGCACGACGCTGGAGAATGTGATCCGCTTCTTCTGCAAGTGAGTGGTAATCCTTCGCAGCCAGCAGCGGGGAGTTGGCGAGGCCAGCTCGCACCGGCAACTGTCGTCGGAGTACGTGAGTGAAGAGGAATCCGCCGTCATCCGTTACTAGCAACAACAGCATGCTCTCCATGAACTCAAGTGTGGTACCATCACTTAGGCCCGAGAGAGAGACGAGTTTCTCAGCCGCTCTGCATCAGAGAGGGAGTAGCGCAGCAGCCGCGCCTTGAGAGTGGTGTATTTCCCTTGGGTGGGGGGATCCCGGAGGAGAGTCACCACACAGGGGGTGGACAGTGGATCCAGCGACGCCACCACATGATGGTATTTCGTGTCATCAGCCGAAAAACCATGAAGAGCAAACTGAGTTTCGACATGCATGAACCATGAAGGAGGGTCGTGAAGCCAAAAACCCGGCAGCTTAACTGCcacagaaaaaattaaaacctacagctctgctatcacttcagaaataaatgaagacagaaaactaaacagcagtggtgtttgtagggttactgaagtttggctagctggtatatagtgATGTGCTgcgtggtggctagctacacagctatggttagcataatataaacacagtgaagctggaggacgaacactaactttttttccactcaatgagggttcccgatggttggGAGCAAATGTAaccgcatggcaggatgctgttaacagaccaaacttcagtcaggagaacaaatGCAGTATAAGGTTAgccattaatatactgctgcataggctgggctgtagttaaatcgtaaggttttaaaaactgagctttaaaataaatagtgATGATGAAAACCAAGAGAGGCTGACAGTGATGACTGgctttttaggggcttgttcagattaaatagagcaaaatacaaagcattaaaacatgttaaaaacacaacagccttaataaatgcagaCTAATTTGGACCCGGAAGTAGGGTTCatactaggggtgggttttaataatcgattcatcgattaaaatcgattctggcttggataacgtgaaatcgattcattaaaatcctgaatcgattttttaatataaatttattttgcccgaaacgccagaatctcaggtgaaacctcacaaaatttcaacaaccaccaaacagctaagacagtaaatgagagcaggtacaaggattctgcacaaggacgtaaacacacagcgcggccccgtggatcagaatcagtgagatgtcgcctttctcacccgacgggcgctgcagctttaagcggctgcgcgcgctcccgcggacagcaatcactttctggcagacaatcactttttggcacaacaactgcacggacacggtcggggctgaaagccgacagctatctgtcggcgggtccgcgctttgtgttcacgccctttttgcgatgattctaaagctgttagttttatctctctccaaacaatattgactgaaccagcagcaaaagaagatccaaactacgcttcacataaacatcgtcactctgacttttactgttttgcttccaccatgataaaatcacacttcatgcacagctctctctctctctctctctctctctctctgtacttcaagaacagtttcccgtctaaaaatctgttttctgcattattcgcttgcttgttacgcacaagtctatcattgtttacagcgctgtcagccgctgggttttttttttcgttttacatactgaaaagaaaacctaatttctgccgttcaatactgaacaaatttaaactttttaaaattatgcaaaatgcaaaacgcatgtctctaataaaacctctgtaacttcagaggtaatgttcatatgttgattaatggttttctttcgtttttgatgtactgcagaatatttttataaaatccc
It includes:
- the LOC102080208 gene encoding macrophage mannose receptor 1: MDDENQLINTLDSNVTSSWIGLYNGQTNRWLWSDGSGIASFTQWSSGEPSNSGGVEACGLMYDNGLWNDAQCGLAMAYVCYEIQQDGSKKYVVYTQGQTWQNSQDLCRQKHTDLACVQTVQANLAIAAVTNVVWFGLFKDSWYWSDGTKTSFRYWKRGGTYSGNCVSVEGTQQGRWIPADCNKKATFICQGGLKLKKTVIKMKVQSDVDLTDSTTSSLILQKLETILSEQGLTDVQLKYERVFQPQLKTTENTGC